The sequence below is a genomic window from Sneathiella sp. P13V-1.
ATTTAGTTCACTCCAGTCTGTATCCTCAGGCTTCTCAACCAAAATACTCTCTGCCAGCAGAGTGACGGTCTGGACACCCTCCACCCCATAAATTGCACAAGCGAGCGGAGAAATCTCAGCCGCTTCATCAGCAGAAATATGCCGCTGACCTTTACCCAGAACAGCCTGTCCGGGGAAGAATTCCTGATAATTGGCATTGTGCCCTGGTTTGGTTTGTATAAACATTTCTTCTCAACCTTAGCCGCAGAAGTTAAACTGCACTTCATGATGCGCAAATGCACGTCTCATCTACATATAATGCCGGACAACGAAAAAAAAGGGATAAAAATGGCAGAATTTGTGACGGTCACACGGTCAAGCCGTGGAAATGGTAACTATTGCACCATTGCAATCAACAATCCAAAGAAGCTCAACACCTTGAGCTCTCAAATTCTTGAGGAACTTGAAGACGAGGTTAAAAAGCTCGTAAGTGATCAGGAAATTCGTGCTGTTGTCCTGACCGGGACTGGTGATCGTGCCTTTGTCGGTGGTGCAAATATCTACGAGATGGCTGAACTGAACCCAGAGACAGCACGCGTTTTCATTACGCGCATCCATACTTTATGCACCGCCCTCCGTGACCTGCCAGTTCCGGTTATTGCCCGCGTTAATGGGTTCTGCTTGGGCGCAGGAATGGAAATTGCCGCGGTTTGTGATCTGATCATCGCGGAAGAAAGCGCTGAATTTTCCATGCCGGAGGTTCGTGTCGGCATTCCATCCGTCATCGAAGCAGCCGTTCTCCCCCGATTACTGGGCAGTGGCCTCGCACGGGATCTTGTCATCACGGGACGTGCGTTGAATGGCAAAGAAGCCGCAGATGCAGGCTTTGTCCAACGACTGGCAGAGTCTGGAAAGCTGGATGAGGCCGTTGGAATTGCGCTTGATGAAATTATGGCGGGTGGCCGGGAAGCCATTCGCCTGCAAAAAATCCTATGTAACTTCTGGGAAGAGGAAAACATGTCAAAATCGGTTCAGTTTGGAATTGATATGTTTGCCAAATCCTTCGAAGGACCAGAACCGGCAGAAATGCTGGGTGCCTTTACCAAACGTAAGCGCTAGCACCGCAACCTGATTGCCATAGATGAAATAAAAAATTTTCATCTATGGCAGATTTGTTTTTCGTCCATGGTTAATTATTGGTTAAACTAATAAATCAAGTTGAGTGATTTGTGGACGAAAGTAGATAAGCGGGGCTGGGCTTTTGAGTATTCTCAACTCCTGGATTGGAGGGCTGACAGGTGTAAGCGGATTTAATCTGACCGCTGATCGCATTGGTGGGTTGATATCGGCAACTGATCACTCCCCTTTGCTGACGCGCAGGCGTGCCCTGGTTATCCTGAGCCGCATTCGCTTTATGTGCTTGCTCGGGGCTTTTTTCTATGTGGCCGGTTTTATTTTCGATATCACACATTTTGATGCGGAAGTAACAAGAAGTTTGCTCATCTATCGTGCGACAGCCGCCTTTTTATATCTCGCTCTCCTGTTCGCCATTCGCAAAGCCGACAGCCTTAACAGCGCCTACCGCTCCCTTTTTGTGTTCTTTGCCACATCAGTAATTTTTCAGGCATTATATCAGCCGCTGGTATTGCCCGAATTTCTCTTCTCCATTCAAGGGCTAGCGACAGCAGGATATGCAATTTTCCCTTTCCTGATCTGTGCGACAATTGCGGTGTTTCCGCTCACCATAAAGGAAAGTTTTCTGATCAGCGTTATCTTCCTGACATCGGAACTCATCTTTATCGCGGTAGCCAATCCCCAACCCGACCCGCAACCCGGTCTTGGAATGCTCCTATCTCTTGGGACGATTGTTGGTATTTGCACCTTCTCTGCAGTTAGCCAAATGAGCTACATGCTCTCTCTTGTGGAGCAGGCCTCTGTTGACAGCCTGACCAACTGCTACAGTCGGAACAGCGGCGAAGAAATCCTTGATGTTCAGTTCAGGATTTCATCGCGCCAAAACTCCAAACTGTCAGTGGTTTTTCTGGATCTGGATAATTTTAAATCCATTAACGACAGATATGGACACGAAGCCGGTGACCGGGTTCTTCAAAATGCCGCCAACAACATACGCAAAAACCTTCGCGATTCTGATGTTTTGATCCGGTGGGGCGGTGAAGAATTTCTAATGATCCTGCCATATACAGATGGGGAAGGCGCCAGTATGGCAATCCGTAGAATGCGCAATAATGGCTTTGGCAAACGTCCAGATAAAAACCAGGTCACTGCCAGTATCGGCATTGCGGAACTAACAGCTACCAAGGCATCTGACTGGCAGGAGCTGGTCGACATTGCCGATGAGCAAATGTATCTGGCCAAGACAAAAGGGAAAGATCAGTTCCAACTTTACGCGCCTGAAGAAACACCCAATAGCAATGCTTCTTAACCCCCGGAAAGTAAATCCATGCTTCTCAAACTTATGTTGCTGGCCTTTGTCGCACTTTTCATCGGGCGTATTCTCTTTGCCAAGAAATTAAAGGAAATGGGCCGGGCGGCTGACCGAACGTTGAATTTATGTCTGATCGCCATAGCGATCTATCTCGCCCTTCAAGCCCTTCTTTTTTACGCAGTTTAGTTCAAGCCCACGCCTACATCTCTTGACAGGCCATAAAACCCTTATATATTCCAGAAACGTGGTGATTTGTGCCGACCGGCTTGCGGCCACGATAAATGAAACGCTAAAAGGTCGGGGCTCGCGAGAACCCTGACTGGTGGTCGGGGTTTTTTTATGCCTCGAGGACATTATGACGAAGGATCTTAAAAACAAGGGACTGGCAACCAAAGCCATCCGCGGCGGTCTGGAAAGATCGCAGTTCAAAGAAACATCGGAAGCCATTTTTCTCAACTCCGGCTTTGTCTATGACAGCGCTGAAGAAGCAGCTGGAAGATTTAGAGGGGAAAATGACGGCTTCATCTATTCACGCTATGCAAATCCAACAACGTCGGTCTTCGAAGAAAGAATGTGCCTTCTGGAAGGTGCAGAAGCGGCGCGCGCAACCTCCAGCGGAATGGCAGCCGTAAACCTGGCGATCATGAGCCATGTAAAAGCAGGAGATCATGTTGTCGCCCCGAAGGCCTTGTTTGGATCCTGCCTTTATATCATTGAACAGATCCTCCCCCGCTTTGGTGTCAAAGTAACACTGATAGACGGGACGGATATTGACCAGTGGCAAAAAGCGCTACAGCAACCAACATCGGCTGTTTTTCTGGAAACACCTTCCAATCCAACGCTGGAAATTGTGGACATCGCGGCTGTTGCGGATCTCGCCCACAAGGTGGGGGCGAAAGTCATCGTTGATAATGTGTTTGCGACAACTATTTATCAAAAACCGCTGGAGCTTGGCGCGGATGTTGTCATCTATTCCGCAACGAAACACATAGACGGCCAGGGACGTTGCCTTGGTGGCATTGTTCTTTCCGACGAAGAATTTATTGAAGAAGTAGTGGCCCCGTATCATAAACACACAGGCCCTTCACTCAGCCCGTTCAATGCCTGGAACCTTCTAAAAGGGTTGGAAACACTGGAACTGAGAGTGGAGAAGCAAACGGATAATGCAAGCCGCGTAGCAGACGCTCTTGCCGAGAATGCCAAAGTTGCACGTGTTATCTATCCCGGCCGTGATGATCACCCTCAAGCTGCCCTCGCCCGTCAGCAAATGAAACGGGGAAGCACGCTGGTCAGCTTTGAAATTAACGGCGATCAGGAGGAAACTTTTGCCTTCCTCAACAGGCTTCAACTGATCGATATCAGCAATAATCTGGGCGACAGCAAGAGCCTGATCACCCATCCAACGACAACAACACATTCCAGTGTTTCAGAAGAACTGAAGGCCGAACTTGGGATTAACAGCAACTTGGTTCGTCTCTCTGTTGGCCTGGAAACAGCTGATGATCTTGTTGAAGACCTTCTTCAAGCCCTGGAAGGATAATATCCGGCCTTTTTTGTTGAAGTCCAACTTGGCTTTCCTTGCGTATAAGTTTATGTCTTAGATAACGTATGGAGACAGCAAGGATACAAGTTGGGCAAAGGGCTGCAGACATGACGTGGGATAATGCCTACAGAAAAATCACCCATAACATAGAGATATTGGTCATTCCAGAATATCAGACAGATCGTTCGCAGCCAGACAACAATCTGTTTATTTGGTCCTATAGGATTCGCCTCGAAAATCACGGGGATGTGGCCGTCACGCTGCGTCAGCGCTGCTGGCACATTACCGATGCCCTCGGACATACCGAAGTGGTTCGGGGCGCCGGTGTTGTTGGGGAGCAACCCACTCTGGCCCCCGGGGAGAGTTACGAGTATGCGAGCGGGACACCTCTTGCAACCCCCTCTGGAATTATGCTTGGCACATACGATATGGAAAAAGAGGATGGCGATTGGATCACCGTAGAAATTCCCGCCTTCTCGCTTGATAGTCCGTACGAACAGTCGCGGATGAACTAATTTGGATTAGGATATTTTTTGATGGATAAGATAGCCGATCAACAACAGGCAAACACAGCCAAACCCACCAAGGAAGAAGCCGAGGATGCTATTCGCACCCTGATCAGATGGGCCGGAGATGATCCTACCCGCGAAGGCCTGCTTGGAACACCGGATCGCGTCGCCAGATCCTATCTGGAGTTCTTCAAGGGTTACACCGAAGAGCCCGCGGAGTTCCTTGAGCGAACCTTTGAGGAGGTTGAAGGATATGATGAGATGATTATCCTCAAAGGTATCCGGATGGAAAGCTACTGTGAGCATCACATGGTCCCCATCATCGGAGAGGCTCATGTCGCCTATATGCCCGACAACCGTGTTGTTGGTATCTCCAAACTGGCTCGCGTCGTCGATGCTTTTTCAAAGCGCCTGCAAATTCAGGAAAAGCTGACCGAACAAATTGCGGAAACAATTGACGAGGTTCTTCGTCCAAAAGGGGTGGCCGTAATCATTGAGAGTGCGCACCAGTGCATGACCACACGCGGCGTTCATAAAGACGGCGTTACGATGATCACCAGCTCAATGAAAGGCTGTTTCAGGGATTCTGATATTACGCGAAAAGAGCTTCTATCTTTCCTTAGATCCTGAGTTTTCCCCAAAAGAGACTCCAAATTTATGAAGGCGGTGATTTTTACCGCCTTTTTTTATGTGTCACTAATATTTAAATGAAGTAAAAATACAATTGACCTCAAGTAAAATTCAAATAAACAAAATCATCAAAAAAAGTGAATTAAATTTTCTCCAACTATAATTATATCTAAATAAATTTTATAACTATTGATACATCAATACTTTTCCTTTACATCAATTTTTTCTTCATGTTGACTTAAATTACTCAAATTTGACACTTACACCCACCTATTATATTTTTAATTTGTCATTTTTTTCAGTAACTAAGAAAATTTTTTGAAATTTGACACAACAGAAAATATTAGTCGCAAAGACTGGGAGATCATCATGAAGAAACTGTTGGGTGCCGCCCTTGTAATGGCAGGTATGGCTGGCACAGCCCAAGCAGGTGAAAGCTGCGGTAGTGTCACTATTGCAGATATGAACTGGAATTCCGCAACCCTGATCGCGCATGTGGATCAGTTTATCCTTGCAAATGGATATGGTTGCGAAGCTGAGCTCGTACCAGGCGATACAATGCCGACCGGCACCTCCATGACAGAAAAAGGTGAACCTGATATCGCACCTGAGCTCTGGAGCAACTCCATGAAAGCCGCCATTGACAAAGGGGTGGCTGAAAAACGTCTGCGCATCGCAGGCAAATCACTATCCGATGGCGGTGAAGAAGGTTTCTGGGTTCCTGAATATCTTGTAAAAAAAGACCCTTCCATGGCAACAATTGCCGGTATTATCAAAAACGCCAAAATGTTCAAACATCCTGAAGATCCTGACAAAGCTGCCTTCTACGGCTGCCCGGCCGGTTGGAACTGCCAGATTTCCGGTGTAAACCTAAACAAAGCACTTGGTCTTGATAAAGCTGGTTTCGACATCATTGATCCAGGCTCAGGGGCTGGCCTTTCCGGCTCTATTGCAAAAGCGTACGAGCGTGAGCAGGCTTGGTTTGGGTATTACTGGGCGCCAACTGCGGTACTTGGTAAGTACAAAATGGTAAAAGTGGACTTTGGATCTGGCATAGATCTGGAACATTTCCGTAGTTGCACGACGAATGCCGACTGTATTGATCCAAAACCAACAATGTACCCACCTTCACCGGTACACACCATTACGACAGAAGCATTTGCATCAAAAGCACCTGCTGCCTATGAGTATCTGACAAAACGTGCCTTCAAGAACGCCGAAATGAACGGCTTCCTGGCATGGATGGAAGACAATCAGGCAGATGGTGAAACAGCTGCAATTCAGTTCATGAAAAACAACGAAGATAAGTGGTCTGCATGGGTCACACCTGATGCCGCCACAAAAATCAAAAAAGCACTGGCATCTTTGTAATCGTTTCACATCACCCCGACCGAATAATCGGTCGGGGTTTTTATATTTATTGACCAAGTCTGGAGTTGACTTATGTCAGACAAAAACTTGCTGATCGAATTTCCCCAATTGGATCGCGAAAGTCTCCTATACATTCGAAAAACACTGGATGGAGCCTACAAGGATTTCTCTCGTGCTTACGGAGATATCATTGAAAGCATTTTCG
It includes:
- a CDS encoding sensor domain-containing diguanylate cyclase produces the protein MSILNSWIGGLTGVSGFNLTADRIGGLISATDHSPLLTRRRALVILSRIRFMCLLGAFFYVAGFIFDITHFDAEVTRSLLIYRATAAFLYLALLFAIRKADSLNSAYRSLFVFFATSVIFQALYQPLVLPEFLFSIQGLATAGYAIFPFLICATIAVFPLTIKESFLISVIFLTSELIFIAVANPQPDPQPGLGMLLSLGTIVGICTFSAVSQMSYMLSLVEQASVDSLTNCYSRNSGEEILDVQFRISSRQNSKLSVVFLDLDNFKSINDRYGHEAGDRVLQNAANNIRKNLRDSDVLIRWGGEEFLMILPYTDGEGASMAIRRMRNNGFGKRPDKNQVTASIGIAELTATKASDWQELVDIADEQMYLAKTKGKDQFQLYAPEETPNSNAS
- a CDS encoding enoyl-CoA hydratase, whose translation is MAEFVTVTRSSRGNGNYCTIAINNPKKLNTLSSQILEELEDEVKKLVSDQEIRAVVLTGTGDRAFVGGANIYEMAELNPETARVFITRIHTLCTALRDLPVPVIARVNGFCLGAGMEIAAVCDLIIAEESAEFSMPEVRVGIPSVIEAAVLPRLLGSGLARDLVITGRALNGKEAADAGFVQRLAESGKLDEAVGIALDEIMAGGREAIRLQKILCNFWEEENMSKSVQFGIDMFAKSFEGPEPAEMLGAFTKRKR
- the folE gene encoding GTP cyclohydrolase I FolE, producing the protein MDKIADQQQANTAKPTKEEAEDAIRTLIRWAGDDPTREGLLGTPDRVARSYLEFFKGYTEEPAEFLERTFEEVEGYDEMIILKGIRMESYCEHHMVPIIGEAHVAYMPDNRVVGISKLARVVDAFSKRLQIQEKLTEQIAETIDEVLRPKGVAVIIESAHQCMTTRGVHKDGVTMITSSMKGCFRDSDITRKELLSFLRS
- a CDS encoding ABC transporter substrate-binding protein; the protein is MKKLLGAALVMAGMAGTAQAGESCGSVTIADMNWNSATLIAHVDQFILANGYGCEAELVPGDTMPTGTSMTEKGEPDIAPELWSNSMKAAIDKGVAEKRLRIAGKSLSDGGEEGFWVPEYLVKKDPSMATIAGIIKNAKMFKHPEDPDKAAFYGCPAGWNCQISGVNLNKALGLDKAGFDIIDPGSGAGLSGSIAKAYEREQAWFGYYWAPTAVLGKYKMVKVDFGSGIDLEHFRSCTTNADCIDPKPTMYPPSPVHTITTEAFASKAPAAYEYLTKRAFKNAEMNGFLAWMEDNQADGETAAIQFMKNNEDKWSAWVTPDAATKIKKALASL
- the apaG gene encoding Co2+/Mg2+ efflux protein ApaG, translating into MTWDNAYRKITHNIEILVIPEYQTDRSQPDNNLFIWSYRIRLENHGDVAVTLRQRCWHITDALGHTEVVRGAGVVGEQPTLAPGESYEYASGTPLATPSGIMLGTYDMEKEDGDWITVEIPAFSLDSPYEQSRMN
- the metZ gene encoding O-succinylhomoserine sulfhydrylase, coding for MTKDLKNKGLATKAIRGGLERSQFKETSEAIFLNSGFVYDSAEEAAGRFRGENDGFIYSRYANPTTSVFEERMCLLEGAEAARATSSGMAAVNLAIMSHVKAGDHVVAPKALFGSCLYIIEQILPRFGVKVTLIDGTDIDQWQKALQQPTSAVFLETPSNPTLEIVDIAAVADLAHKVGAKVIVDNVFATTIYQKPLELGADVVIYSATKHIDGQGRCLGGIVLSDEEFIEEVVAPYHKHTGPSLSPFNAWNLLKGLETLELRVEKQTDNASRVADALAENAKVARVIYPGRDDHPQAALARQQMKRGSTLVSFEINGDQEETFAFLNRLQLIDISNNLGDSKSLITHPTTTTHSSVSEELKAELGINSNLVRLSVGLETADDLVEDLLQALEG